In Centropristis striata isolate RG_2023a ecotype Rhode Island chromosome 1, C.striata_1.0, whole genome shotgun sequence, one DNA window encodes the following:
- the pla2g12a gene encoding group XIIA secretory phospholipase A2, with protein sequence MRGSDVKWTMRYQRYICVFLLGLFCCGYLPCVTACQKEPETPDWRMTLKTIRNGIHKIDTYLNAALDLFGGADGLCHYKCSDGYKPVPRPGYKNPPPNGCGSPLFGFKFDIGIPSMTKCCNQHDRCYDTCGREKHDCDEQFQDCLETICRNVQRTLGLAQSVQACESAVTLLFDAVMHMGCKPYLDSQRDSCVCQYEMKREL encoded by the exons ATGCGTGGCTCTGACGTGAAGTGGACGATGCGCTACCAGCGCTacatctgtgtttttctcttggGTTTGTTCTGCTGTGGATATCTGCCGTGTGTGACTGCCTGCCAAAAAGAGCCAGAGACTCCAGACTGGCGGATGACTCTAAAAACTATCCGTAACGGAATACACAAGATCGACACGTACCTGAATGCAGCACTGGACTTGTTTGGTGGCGCTGACGGCTTGTGTCATTATAAGTGCAGTGATG GTTACAAGCCGGTGCCACGTCCCGGCTACAAGAACCCACCACCCAACGGATGTGGCTCCCCACTGTTTGGATTTAAG TTCGACATAGGCATCCCATCGATGACCAAATGTTGCAACCAACATGACCGCTGCTATGACACCTGCGGCCGCGAGAAGCACGACTGCGATGAACAGTTCCAGGACTGTCTCGAAACCATTTGCAGGAATGTGCAAAGGACTCTGGGATTGGCCCAGAGTGTCCAAG CTTGTGAGTCAGCAGTGACTCTGCTGTTTGACGCTGTTATGCACATGGGATGTAAGCCGTACCTGGACAGCCAGAGGGACtcttgtgtgtgtcagtatgagATGAAGAGAGAACTGTGA